A single Nycticebus coucang isolate mNycCou1 chromosome 16, mNycCou1.pri, whole genome shotgun sequence DNA region contains:
- the TFF2 gene encoding trefoil factor 2: MGPRGAWLLAVLLVLGLCAPARSQKPSPCQCSRLSPHNRKNCGFPGITPDQCFDNGCCFDSSVSGVPWCFEPLPKQGLEKCIMEVSARVNCGYPGISPEECASRDCCFNDLVFQVPWCFFPQPVEDCHY, encoded by the exons ATGGGACCACGCGGCGCCTGGCTCCTGGCAGTTCTCCTCGTCCTGGGGCTGTGTGCACCGGCGAGGAGCCAGAAACCGT CCCCCTGCCAGTGCTCAAGGCTGAGCCCCCACAACAGGAAGAACTGCGGCTTTCCAGGCATCACCCCTGACCAGTGCTTTGACAATGGATGCTGCTTTGACTCCTCTGTCTCTGGGGTACCGTGGTGTTTTGAGCCCCTTCCAAAGCAAG GTCTCGAGAAGTGCATCATGGAAGTCTCCGCCCGGGTGAACTGTGGCTACCCAGGCATTAGCCCCGAGGAGTGTGCCTCTCGAGACTGCTGCTTCAACGACCTGGTCTTCCAGGTGCCCTGGTGTTTCTTTCCGCAGCCAGTGGAAG ATTGTCATTACTAA